Proteins from a genomic interval of Chloracidobacterium sp.:
- a CDS encoding VCBS repeat-containing protein, protein MTSATNQVLQFQWGIPGDVPVASDYDGDHKTDLAVWRPSTGVWYVLPSTTWQYYAVTFGGLQFGDIPVSADYDGDGKEDIAVYRPSTGVWYITQSSNGQVTSSQYGTSNDIAVPSAYRRRSSAPNNQNKEIPRDGHATLAFDATSNRITTTGFEYDLAGNQTRAMQKDGSALRFQYDAAGRMVKVKADNGTTIATYTYGIGRERVVSQDGDENSTNLTYYAVEGGSVISEYSEGAGQVLTWVKNYIYLGGSLLATQTKNGSGETVQFNHADQLGTRIVTDPGTGTSFEQNTLPFGTSLDSESTGSTNRRFTTYDRSASTGLDYANNRYYDSQQGRFATVDPIKMGSVKILSPQTLNLYAYVTNDPINKVDPSGLDGLHRDIRLFILPFQL, encoded by the coding sequence TTGACGAGTGCGACCAATCAGGTACTCCAATTCCAGTGGGGTATTCCCGGCGACGTGCCGGTGGCATCGGACTATGACGGCGATCACAAAACCGATCTGGCTGTCTGGCGGCCCTCGACCGGTGTTTGGTATGTTCTGCCGAGTACGACGTGGCAGTATTACGCCGTTACATTTGGCGGGCTCCAATTTGGGGACATACCGGTTTCGGCTGACTACGACGGTGACGGAAAAGAAGATATAGCAGTTTACCGGCCTTCGACTGGTGTTTGGTACATAACGCAAAGTTCGAACGGACAGGTTACTTCGTCACAGTATGGAACGAGCAACGACATTGCTGTGCCATCGGCGTATCGAAGACGAAGCAGTGCTCCGAATAATCAGAATAAGGAAATCCCGCGTGACGGACATGCAACGCTTGCGTTTGATGCGACTTCAAACCGGATAACTACCACCGGTTTTGAATACGATCTGGCCGGAAATCAAACTCGCGCGATGCAAAAAGACGGCTCGGCGTTACGATTCCAATACGACGCTGCCGGACGCATGGTAAAAGTGAAGGCGGATAACGGAACGACCATAGCGACATACACCTACGGGATTGGACGTGAGCGGGTTGTCTCACAAGATGGCGATGAGAACTCGACAAATCTGACCTATTACGCCGTAGAGGGTGGATCGGTCATAAGCGAATACTCCGAAGGTGCGGGACAGGTTTTGACGTGGGTCAAGAACTATATCTATCTCGGAGGCTCTTTGCTTGCGACCCAAACCAAAAACGGAAGCGGTGAAACTGTCCAGTTTAACCACGCTGATCAACTCGGAACCCGGATAGTCACCGATCCGGGTACGGGAACTTCGTTTGAGCAGAACACATTGCCATTTGGAACCTCGCTCGACAGCGAATCTACAGGCTCAACAAATCGTAGATTCACGACTTACGACCGAAGTGCTTCGACTGGATTGGATTACGCTAACAATAGGTACTACGATTCGCAGCAGGGCCGGTTCGCAACTGTCGATCCAATCAAGATGGGTTCTGTTAAGATACTTAGTCCTCAGACCTTGAATCTTTATGCCTATGTTACTAACGATCCGATCAACAAAGTTGATCCAAGTGGTTTGGACGGACTCCACCGCGATATTCGACTATTTATACTACCTTTCCAACTTTAG
- a CDS encoding VCBS repeat-containing protein: MIGSETDYLLQHWVLRLFVYKIRQQATKKERDKIIDDVVPKSSLLTKDVLLEKVADLSILNRETENESKPSPLDPNKQSEQTSTSVNLTTPGTPFDFDGDSKADYSTWNRSVSSVPVGTWTIKNSQTGQNSSTQLGASGNQIAPADYDGDGKTDIAIWNPNNGLWTIKKSSDGSTFTRSFGQKGDAIVPADYDGDGKADVAVWRPSSGEWYITRSSDNSWYVVTFGGQQFGDVQSSVITMGMAAPILLYGGQRAALGTYIF, translated from the coding sequence ATGATCGGTTCGGAAACAGACTATCTGTTACAGCATTGGGTTTTGAGGCTCTTCGTGTACAAGATCAGGCAACAAGCAACAAAAAAAGAACGGGACAAAATAATTGACGATGTTGTTCCGAAATCCTCGTTGCTGACCAAAGATGTATTGTTAGAGAAAGTAGCTGATCTGAGCATACTTAATAGAGAAACGGAAAACGAATCAAAACCAAGCCCGTTAGATCCCAATAAACAAAGTGAGCAAACTTCCACCAGTGTGAATTTGACTACACCGGGCACGCCGTTTGATTTTGACGGTGATAGTAAAGCCGATTATTCGACTTGGAATAGATCGGTCAGTTCGGTTCCAGTAGGAACATGGACTATAAAAAACAGTCAGACAGGACAGAACAGCTCAACCCAACTTGGTGCAAGTGGCAATCAGATCGCACCGGCTGATTACGATGGCGACGGGAAAACCGATATAGCAATTTGGAATCCGAACAATGGTCTTTGGACTATCAAGAAGAGTTCGGACGGCAGTACCTTTACGCGAAGTTTCGGTCAAAAAGGAGATGCGATCGTTCCGGCTGATTACGACGGTGATGGAAAAGCCGATGTTGCCGTTTGGCGCCCTTCGTCCGGAGAATGGTATATCACAAGAAGTTCTGACAACAGTTGGTACGTAGTGACTTTTGGGGGACAGCAGTTTGGTGATGTTCAATCGTCGGTGATTACGATGGGGATGGCAGCGCCGATATTACTGTATGGAGGCCAACGGGCGGCACTTGGTACGTATATATTTTGA
- a CDS encoding DUF4288 domain-containing protein encodes MRNFSNSIQIKWYISYEILVFEKDDTKLQTAFLVWENLILIEADSPEEALDKAISHGKLSEEELLIDDEKGYCRFKGIRKLVPIYDELVDGVEIEWHEFESTKDQLRRMIPPKKKLQAFQPLTNFEN; translated from the coding sequence ATGAGAAACTTTAGTAACTCAATACAAATTAAGTGGTACATCTCTTACGAAATCCTGGTTTTTGAAAAGGATGACACGAAATTGCAAACAGCTTTTTTGGTTTGGGAGAACCTAATTCTAATTGAAGCAGACAGCCCGGAGGAGGCTTTAGATAAGGCTATTAGTCATGGAAAACTTTCCGAAGAAGAGTTATTAATCGATGACGAGAAAGGGTACTGTCGGTTTAAGGGTATACGGAAGCTCGTTCCAATATATGATGAATTGGTTGATGGCGTTGAGATTGAATGGCACGAATTCGAATCTACCAAAGATCAGTTACGGCGAATGATTCCTCCCAAAAAGAAATTACAGGCATTTCAACCTCTTACAAATTTTGAGAACTAG
- a CDS encoding RHS repeat-associated core domain-containing protein, whose product MGTVQGGTDKLDLDFTYGTTANNGNVLTQTINFMGLAHPFVQTYTYDSLNRLDDANETYNDTQTWRQDFSFDRYGNRNFVESNTSFAGFDKLCNSNTELCATLRKQLNPGINSGNNNRMNSGQDYTYDAAGNTLTDANGQIFVYDGENKQVKASTSSGTVGEYFYDGDGKRVKKYVPGTGETTIFVYDAAGKQIAEYSTIVADASTAKVAYLTADHLGSPRINTDVTGAVASRHDYHPFGEEIATSQRTSVLGYADDTIRKQFTGYEIDGETDLDFAMARMYANRLGRFSSIDFGNAGALDIEPQSWNAYSYSLNNPVNITDPSGLQWVTKDGENYEWIEDDVYNSAEGQATYGPNNKNGWRDGNGGYSLIASLHGSDAFIAANRHLIGNYAYHNADGSLSLAGTPGPDGVMILAAGAPIIIEFPIFSSAAGAAGGILSNPITVPAVLSVGSIGFLIWNGGPDMLTPNVPRLPSTPNSATNVATAVASSTAGYPNCACAAPTILQMAKGGKQNIKNEWNAKAAAAVGGGVAAQAEYLKAAKANPENAGSIQKINTALKAIGAKRNSIK is encoded by the coding sequence TTGGGGACGGTTCAGGGTGGGACGGACAAGTTAGACCTTGATTTCACTTACGGGACGACGGCGAATAATGGGAATGTGTTGACGCAGACTATCAATTTCATGGGGCTTGCTCATCCATTTGTGCAGACTTACACATACGATTCGTTAAATCGACTGGATGACGCGAACGAGACGTACAACGACACTCAGACCTGGCGGCAGGATTTTAGTTTCGACCGTTATGGCAATCGTAACTTTGTCGAGTCTAATACGTCGTTTGCTGGTTTCGATAAGCTTTGCAACTCCAATACGGAACTGTGTGCGACGCTCAGAAAGCAGCTAAATCCGGGCATCAACAGCGGCAACAACAACCGGATGAATTCCGGCCAAGACTACACCTACGACGCCGCTGGAAACACCCTAACCGACGCAAACGGCCAGATATTCGTCTACGACGGCGAAAACAAACAAGTAAAAGCTTCGACAAGCAGCGGAACTGTTGGAGAGTACTTTTACGATGGCGATGGTAAACGCGTCAAGAAGTACGTTCCGGGCACAGGAGAAACCACGATCTTCGTCTACGACGCCGCCGGAAAGCAAATCGCAGAATACTCGACGATCGTCGCCGATGCTTCAACGGCAAAGGTCGCGTATCTAACCGCCGACCACTTAGGCTCGCCCCGGATCAACACCGACGTTACGGGAGCAGTCGCTTCCCGTCACGACTACCATCCTTTCGGCGAAGAGATTGCCACGTCGCAGCGCACTTCCGTCCTCGGATACGCGGATGACACTATAAGGAAGCAATTCACAGGGTACGAAATTGACGGAGAAACAGATCTCGATTTTGCGATGGCTCGGATGTATGCGAACAGGCTTGGAAGGTTTAGTTCGATTGACTTTGGAAATGCTGGTGCCCTAGATATTGAACCGCAGAGTTGGAATGCCTATTCATATTCCTTGAACAATCCCGTTAATATTACTGATCCCAGCGGCTTACAGTGGGTAACGAAAGACGGCGAGAATTACGAATGGATCGAAGATGATGTATATAATAGTGCAGAAGGTCAAGCGACCTATGGTCCAAATAATAAAAATGGGTGGCGTGATGGAAACGGTGGATATTCATTGATTGCCTCGCTTCATGGTAGTGACGCATTCATTGCGGCAAATAGGCACTTGATTGGAAATTATGCGTATCATAACGCAGACGGTAGTCTTTCTCTAGCGGGAACGCCAGGGCCTGATGGGGTAATGATTTTAGCCGCTGGCGCTCCAATTATAATTGAATTTCCAATTTTCTCTAGCGCGGCAGGCGCGGCAGGTGGAATTCTCAGTAATCCCATTACGGTGCCGGCAGTTTTGAGCGTGGGTTCGATCGGCTTCCTGATATGGAATGGAGGTCCTGATATGTTGACGCCAAATGTTCCCCGACTTCCATCGACCCCGAATTCTGCAACAAATGTCGCGACTGCAGTAGCGAGTTCCACTGCTGGATATCCGAATTGCGCCTGTGCTGCCCCAACCATTTTGCAGATGGCAAAAGGAGGTAAACAGAATATTAAGAATGAATGGAATGCAAAGGCGGCGGCAGCGGTTGGGGGCGGTGTAGCCGCTCAGGCAGAATATTTAAAAGCGGCAAAAGCCAATCCTGAGAACGCGGGCTCAATACAGAAGATTAATACTGCCCTTAAAGCAATCGGAGCAAAGAGAAACAGCATAAAATAA
- a CDS encoding RHS repeat protein, which yields MNYITMDGSRLRLFIPYSASVWPDLRNWKMYYPDGTVIERAPANSSAWQTITDRNGNKIEFIDNKIQDSAGRYIEFASDSTGQIVRTKGINGAVVETHIEWEDRWIQKKYRTTTALNAQFSQQYATFAASVPGVKKITFPTQAGGQTMEFEYYSNATQPGANVYTDEWGEIKTITAPTGAKSSFNYSEPGMENYDGLASDVLARSVLNKALAYEEVYDGTTSQRVNPWLYSISKWASTITIPSGSVSSEYLFYNTNGSFWDSGMSYRSTGPNGGITERLWAYNLPFAMSGSIPPASGGWSGVGSANSYVKAEFSTLPDANGNISSTSPTAIKEFKFDKNGNVLEVLEYDWVAYGSVPRSGAGIYAKVTGLPTSGLTLKRKTVNTYYNQAADADSASVNGNEYMNPSSPSLKNLIRSTEVRDGSGVVKARSEFYYDSITTTGNLTETRVWDSTKGAVSDPLTTGTSGNAVSTQSTYDSYGNPTTVTDAKAIVSKIFYGEVLGPNGNVTGLYPTETIVADGTSLARTSTASYDFYTGAVLTTTDEDNDITNATEYDDLGRPTKAISALGKTLESWTITEYHDDDRFVVVKSDLEAKGDGKKVATQFYDQLGRVRLTKTLEDAATQSATNETDGVKVQTRYGINDPTPGVTTDPENSLGSYSLVSNPYRASSLAAASTETTMGWTLSYSSKTGRHSDTTTYSGTTVPTVGSTTNLTGTVTTDINANTTTVSDQAGKLRRSIINGLGQLERVDEPNASNQLDVSGSPYQPTSYTYDVLNNLLTVTQASSTTSQCGGASSCSQTRSFAYSSLSRLTSATNPESGTISYGYDPNGNLTSKIDARSITTTYAYDALNRVTTRSYNDTPQTPTVNYYYDQKTHAFGKLDKVSSSVSTTEYTSFDILGRVNASKQTTDGVIYGNGSTDCAMTYSYNLGGALLEQQYPSCRVVKNELDASGDLASVASKENSSAIFKTYANDFNYNAAGAVSSLKLGNGRFESTQFNSRLQPTQIGLGTSETTQNILELEYGYGTNANNGNVLSQTITVPTVGGNTGFSAVQTYTYDELNRLKSATENVTPHGGSQSQSWKQTYTFDRYGNRRFDFTGGNTTSPASSCTEAICNPTVSTTDNRLTSTGWQYDNAGNTIRDGEYRTFTYDGENKQTLVKNSSNATIGEYFYDGDGRRVKKIVPSTAEVTVFVYDAAGKLIGEYSTLVANSTDAKIAYLTSDHLGSPRITTDAIGQTTSRRDFMPFGEEILRSGYGSDSVRERFATYERDGETELDFAQARMYQNSLGRYLSIDPILMTKERPIDPQQISLYNYVRNNPYKFVDPTGEIYEFSSSDAESQFNQYKDYLEKCGSKCEDELKTLNRLLNSKVTYLINLKSGDDKSKTGEGELRTDGKKIIIDIDNVGGPSGEQYSLRSRFAHELEHGRQFDNGELAFSSDDGGKTWRPVAFDLSDEVKTHSAMLRVASASDFTNKDAGGRVVGRSRLGDFKNAKSDEERLDVIRASNYGVKRMNLADGPINFQPAKSISDGKKPGEIVQTTAWFGRIYKP from the coding sequence ATGAACTATATAACCATGGACGGTTCTCGCCTCCGATTGTTTATTCCGTATTCGGCGAGTGTCTGGCCCGATCTGCGAAACTGGAAGATGTACTATCCGGACGGCACGGTCATTGAACGAGCACCTGCTAACTCAAGTGCATGGCAGACTATCACTGACAGAAACGGAAACAAGATAGAGTTTATCGACAACAAGATCCAGGACTCGGCCGGGAGATACATTGAATTTGCGTCCGACTCAACCGGGCAGATCGTTCGGACAAAAGGCATTAACGGAGCCGTTGTCGAAACCCACATCGAGTGGGAAGACCGCTGGATACAAAAGAAATATCGCACGACAACAGCACTTAACGCCCAATTCTCGCAGCAATATGCGACGTTTGCAGCCAGCGTTCCTGGAGTGAAAAAGATCACATTTCCAACGCAGGCGGGCGGCCAAACAATGGAGTTCGAGTACTACTCGAATGCGACGCAGCCGGGAGCAAATGTCTATACGGACGAATGGGGCGAGATAAAGACAATCACGGCGCCCACAGGAGCAAAAAGCTCGTTTAACTACTCGGAACCCGGAATGGAAAACTACGATGGCCTTGCATCAGATGTTCTGGCTAGAAGTGTCTTGAATAAGGCTCTGGCGTACGAAGAAGTATACGATGGGACGACTTCGCAACGAGTTAACCCATGGCTATATTCGATTTCGAAATGGGCCAGCACGATTACGATCCCGAGCGGATCGGTGAGCAGCGAATATCTCTTTTATAATACAAACGGATCGTTTTGGGATTCCGGTATGTCGTACCGGTCGACCGGCCCGAACGGTGGGATCACAGAACGCTTATGGGCGTACAACCTACCGTTCGCAATGTCAGGCAGCATTCCGCCGGCGAGTGGCGGCTGGTCGGGTGTCGGAAGCGCCAATTCCTACGTAAAAGCCGAGTTTTCGACGTTGCCCGATGCGAATGGAAATATTTCATCCACATCGCCGACCGCGATCAAGGAATTCAAATTCGACAAGAACGGAAACGTCCTCGAAGTTCTTGAATATGATTGGGTGGCGTATGGTTCCGTTCCGCGAAGCGGCGCCGGTATCTATGCTAAAGTGACCGGCCTGCCGACCAGCGGCCTGACGCTCAAGCGGAAGACGGTAAACACCTATTACAATCAAGCGGCGGATGCTGACAGCGCGAGTGTGAACGGCAATGAGTATATGAATCCTTCATCGCCGTCGCTTAAGAATCTCATCAGATCGACCGAAGTCCGAGATGGCAGCGGCGTTGTGAAGGCACGCTCAGAGTTCTACTATGACAGCATCACCACAACGGGCAATTTGACGGAGACACGCGTTTGGGACTCGACCAAGGGAGCAGTTTCCGACCCGCTGACTACCGGTACGAGCGGAAACGCGGTTTCGACTCAGTCGACTTATGATTCTTACGGGAATCCTACTACTGTGACCGATGCAAAGGCCATCGTCTCAAAGATATTCTATGGGGAGGTTTTGGGCCCGAATGGGAACGTTACGGGACTTTACCCGACCGAGACGATCGTCGCCGACGGCACGTCGCTTGCCCGCACTTCAACGGCGAGTTACGATTTCTACACTGGAGCAGTACTAACGACGACTGACGAAGACAACGACATTACAAACGCGACAGAATACGACGATCTCGGTCGCCCGACAAAGGCGATCTCGGCTCTGGGGAAAACCCTCGAATCTTGGACTATTACCGAGTATCACGACGATGACAGATTCGTAGTGGTCAAGTCCGATCTCGAGGCAAAAGGCGATGGCAAAAAGGTGGCGACTCAGTTCTACGATCAACTCGGGAGAGTGCGCCTGACCAAGACATTGGAGGATGCGGCCACGCAATCCGCAACGAATGAGACCGATGGTGTAAAGGTGCAAACGCGGTACGGCATCAACGACCCGACGCCTGGCGTAACAACCGACCCGGAAAACAGCCTCGGAAGCTATTCGCTGGTGTCAAATCCATATCGGGCAAGTTCGTTGGCTGCGGCTTCGACAGAGACAACAATGGGTTGGACATTATCGTATTCGTCAAAAACAGGACGACACAGCGATACGACCACGTATTCGGGCACGACAGTTCCGACGGTTGGAAGCACGACGAATTTGACCGGGACCGTCACGACCGACATTAATGCAAATACGACAACGGTTTCCGACCAGGCTGGCAAACTACGCCGTTCGATCATAAATGGGTTGGGCCAATTGGAACGGGTTGATGAACCAAACGCAAGCAATCAGCTTGACGTTAGCGGAAGTCCGTATCAGCCGACGAGTTATACCTACGATGTACTGAATAATCTTTTGACAGTGACACAGGCAAGCAGTACAACCTCTCAATGCGGCGGAGCGTCTTCGTGCTCACAAACGCGATCGTTTGCATACAGCTCGCTGTCGAGACTAACGAGTGCGACTAACCCCGAAAGCGGAACGATCAGCTACGGCTATGATCCAAATGGAAATCTTACGAGCAAGATTGACGCGAGATCGATTACTACGACTTACGCTTACGATGCTCTCAATCGCGTCACGACAAGAAGTTATAACGACACTCCGCAAACACCGACGGTCAACTACTATTATGACCAGAAGACACATGCATTCGGAAAACTCGACAAGGTAAGCTCCTCTGTCTCGACAACCGAATATACTTCGTTCGACATCTTAGGAAGAGTGAACGCGAGTAAACAAACAACGGACGGAGTAATCTACGGCAACGGCTCGACGGATTGTGCGATGACTTACTCCTACAACCTAGGCGGAGCATTGCTTGAACAGCAATATCCTTCGTGCCGAGTTGTAAAGAACGAGTTGGACGCTTCGGGAGATCTTGCATCTGTCGCAAGTAAGGAAAACTCATCTGCGATCTTCAAGACCTATGCGAACGATTTCAATTACAATGCTGCTGGTGCAGTTAGTTCACTGAAACTCGGGAACGGACGATTCGAATCCACACAGTTTAATTCGAGGTTACAACCAACTCAGATCGGTCTTGGAACCTCTGAGACGACACAAAACATTCTCGAACTCGAATACGGCTACGGAACGAACGCCAACAATGGCAATGTGCTTAGCCAGACAATTACGGTTCCAACCGTAGGAGGAAACACCGGGTTTTCGGCGGTGCAGACTTATACATACGACGAACTGAATAGGCTAAAGAGTGCGACGGAGAATGTCACACCTCACGGAGGTTCGCAGTCTCAATCGTGGAAGCAAACATATACCTTTGACCGCTATGGAAATCGAAGATTCGATTTCACCGGCGGCAACACGACTTCGCCAGCGTCAAGCTGCACCGAAGCGATTTGCAACCCGACCGTCAGCACAACAGATAATCGCCTCACCTCAACAGGCTGGCAGTACGACAACGCTGGAAACACTATTCGCGACGGTGAATATAGAACTTTCACCTACGATGGCGAGAACAAACAAACACTTGTTAAGAACTCCTCAAATGCAACGATCGGCGAATACTTCTACGATGGTGACGGCAGAAGAGTAAAGAAGATCGTCCCTTCGACTGCAGAAGTAACAGTCTTTGTTTACGATGCAGCAGGAAAACTCATCGGCGAGTATTCGACACTAGTGGCCAATTCAACCGACGCCAAAATTGCATACCTAACAAGCGACCACCTCGGCAGCCCAAGAATAACAACCGACGCCATCGGTCAAACAACCTCAAGACGTGACTTCATGCCTTTTGGAGAGGAAATTTTGCGTTCAGGATACGGAAGTGACAGCGTTCGGGAGAGGTTTGCGACCTATGAGCGCGACGGCGAGACTGAATTAGATTTTGCTCAGGCTAGGATGTATCAAAACTCGTTGGGTCGTTATCTTTCTATTGATCCGATTTTGATGACAAAAGAAAGGCCAATCGACCCGCAACAGATTAGTCTTTACAATTACGTTCGTAATAACCCCTATAAGTTTGTCGATCCGACTGGCGAGATTTATGAGTTTTCTAGTTCGGATGCCGAATCTCAGTTTAATCAGTACAAGGACTATTTGGAGAAATGTGGGTCGAAGTGTGAGGATGAGTTGAAAACTTTAAATCGATTACTTAATTCAAAAGTAACTTACCTTATAAATCTAAAGTCAGGCGACGACAAATCAAAAACCGGCGAAGGCGAACTGAGGACGGATGGGAAAAAGATTATTATCGATATCGATAATGTTGGGGGGCCATCGGGTGAGCAGTATTCGTTAAGATCAAGATTTGCCCATGAACTGGAACACGGCCGGCAATTTGATAACGGAGAACTGGCCTTTTCATCTGATGACGGAGGCAAGACATGGCGTCCGGTGGCTTTTGACCTCTCAGACGAGGTAAAGACCCATTCCGCGATGCTTCGTGTAGCATCCGCCTCCGATTTTACAAATAAAGACGCGGGTGGACGTGTAGTTGGGAGATCGCGCCTTGGAGATTTCAAAAATGCAAAATCGGACGAGGAACGTCTAGATGTCATTAGAGCTTCGAATTACGGTGTAAAAAGAATGAACCTAGCGGACGGTCCCATCAACTTTCAACCCGCAAAATCGATATCGGATGGCAAGAAGCCTGGAGAAATTGTTCAAACTACAGCTTGGTTCGGGCGAATTTATAAACCGTAG
- a CDS encoding VCBS repeat-containing protein: protein MSRNKRRPVRQVAVDDTMGGSGLFPVLRSRLAAIGAVSIILMVGIGIFAKSGWLPGTDSLTGQRTGWFGKALPKNASSSWNPFAAPLPTPTPQLAKELVYAASRLLSVIDANANETPPADLAVWRPSSGTWYVYNLVTSAWTSYAWGNSTDTPVQGDFDGDGKTDFAVFRPSTNVWWIATSGNSSYYTVTFGASGDTPAVADFDGDGRTDVAVFRPSTGVWYISRSSDSGTTTVTYGVNNDIPTPRDYDGDGKADISVWRPSATSFYTLRSSDTTTQQVTFGNDGDTPVSADFDGDGKANYAVRHNAGWIIMNAAWTSTTTTTPTGDAAGDMPVANDFDGDGKVDIAVWRPSNGNWYIRKSGSSNALRQEAWGMNGDKPVPALWRR from the coding sequence ATGTCCCGAAATAAGCGTAGACCTGTTCGGCAGGTAGCGGTCGATGACACAATGGGCGGCAGTGGTTTGTTCCCTGTCCTGCGGAGTCGCCTTGCAGCTATCGGTGCTGTCTCGATCATTCTGATGGTCGGCATCGGCATCTTCGCAAAAAGCGGGTGGCTGCCAGGCACTGATTCCCTGACCGGCCAGCGGACCGGCTGGTTTGGCAAAGCATTGCCAAAGAATGCTTCGAGCAGTTGGAACCCTTTCGCGGCACCTCTTCCGACGCCGACACCTCAGCTTGCGAAGGAACTAGTCTATGCAGCCAGCAGGCTTCTCAGCGTAATTGACGCCAACGCCAACGAGACGCCGCCGGCGGATCTTGCGGTTTGGCGGCCGTCAAGCGGGACCTGGTACGTATACAACCTCGTGACCTCGGCCTGGACATCTTACGCCTGGGGCAACAGCACCGACACGCCCGTCCAGGGCGACTTCGACGGAGACGGCAAGACCGACTTTGCCGTGTTCAGGCCTTCGACCAACGTCTGGTGGATCGCGACCTCCGGCAACAGCAGCTATTACACGGTGACTTTCGGAGCCAGCGGCGACACACCCGCGGTTGCCGACTTCGACGGCGACGGCAGGACGGACGTTGCGGTCTTCCGGCCTTCGACAGGAGTCTGGTACATCTCCAGATCATCCGACAGCGGTACGACGACAGTGACCTACGGCGTCAACAACGACATCCCGACACCGAGGGACTATGACGGCGACGGCAAAGCCGACATCAGCGTCTGGCGGCCCTCTGCCACTTCCTTCTACACACTCCGAAGCTCCGACACGACCACACAGCAGGTGACGTTCGGCAACGATGGCGACACGCCCGTCTCAGCCGATTTCGACGGCGACGGCAAGGCCAACTACGCCGTCCGGCACAATGCCGGTTGGATCATAATGAATGCCGCGTGGACCTCGACCACGACGACCACTCCGACCGGTGACGCCGCCGGTGACATGCCCGTCGCAAACGATTTCGACGGCGACGGCAAGGTCGATATCGCCGTCTGGCGTCCTTCAAACGGCAACTGGTACATCCGCAAATCCGGCTCATCAAACGCCCTCCGCCAAGAAGCCTGGGGCATGAACGGCGACAAACCGGTCCCCGCTCTATGGAGAAGATAA
- a CDS encoding transposase, whose translation MTRSKFSETQVIGILKQVEGGRTVAEVCREAGISTATYFKWKSKFGRMEASDIRRMRELEEENRQLKRMYAELALDHRVLKDVIEKKPWER comes from the coding sequence ATGACGAGATCGAAGTTCAGTGAGACGCAGGTAATAGGGATCCTGAAGCAGGTTGAAGGGGGACGGACGGTGGCGGAGGTATGCCGGGAGGCGGGGATATCAACGGCGACGTATTTCAAGTGGAAGTCAAAGTTCGGACGGATGGAGGCATCTGACATCCGGCGGATGCGTGAGCTGGAAGAAGAGAACCGGCAATTAAAGCGGATGTATGCGGAGCTTGCACTAGATCACCGTGTGTTAAAGGACGTGATCGAAAAAAAGCCCTGGGAGCGGTAG